In Athalia rosae chromosome 6, iyAthRosa1.1, whole genome shotgun sequence, one DNA window encodes the following:
- the LOC105688878 gene encoding puff-specific protein Bx42, which yields MSLTSLLPAPTQAVWDREDEAREQKLRQRPVSALVKAVVTAPPYGQRKGWIPRTPEDFGDGGAFPEIQVAQYPLGMGMKGKEATSNALAVQLDAQGKVKYDVIARQGHSKDKIVYTKLSDLLPSEITTEDDPSLQRPSGEDIDDITEKTRRALEKITESKIAAAMPVRCAEKQGPAQYIRYTPSQQGQSFNSGAKQRVIRMVEAQVDPIEPPKFKINKKIPRGPPSPPAPVMHSPTRKVTVKEQKEWKIPPCISNWKNAKGYTIPLDKRLAADGRGLQQVHINENFAKLAEALYIADRKAREAVEMRAQLEKKLAQKEKEKKEDHLRQLAQKAREERAGLKSAAALDKAGESRERDQLRQERHKDRARDRNLARAAPDKRSRLQRERERDISEQIALGLPAKYVPSSGEAQFDQRLFNTTKGMDSGYGHEDEYNVYDKPWRDSSSIGSHIYRPSKNIDKDNYGDDLEKLVKTNRFVPDKEFSGTDRSATRSGPVQFEKDEEDPFGLDQFLTQAKRASSSTTATTKRKDDRDQRRDDRDKRRKH from the exons ATGTCGCTTACAAG CCTCTTACCTGCACCAACTCAAGCAGTTTGGGATAGAGAAGATGAAGCTCGAGAACAAAAACTTCGACAGAGACCAGTCTCTGCTTTGGTGAAGGCTGTAGTGACAGCTCCGCCATATGGGCAACGAAAAGGATGGATACCACGCACTCCAGAG GACTTTGGAGATGGCGGAGCATTTCCCGAAATTCAAGTTGCCCAATATCCTCTTGGTATGGGTATGAAGGGAAAAGAAGCTACTAGCAATGCTCTAGCAGTTCAACTTGATGCCCAAGGAAAAGTGAAGTACGATGTCATCGCCAGACAAGGCCACTCTAAAGACAAG ATTGTTTATACAAAATTGAGCGATCTACTCCCATCTGAAATTACAACCGAAGACGATCCCTCCTTGCAACGCCCCTCTGGTGAAGATATAGATGATATTACCGAGAAGACTCGTCGAGCGCTGGAAAAAATTACTGAATCCAAAATAGCAGCAGCTATGCCAGTGAGATGTGCTGAAAAACAAGGTCCTGCGCAGTATATCCGTTATACACCGTCACAACAAGGACAATCCTTCAATTCTGGCGCTAAACAAAGAGTAATCAGAATGGTTGAAGCTCAAGTGGATCCTATCGAGCCCCCTAAATTCAA GATAAACAAAAAGATTCCTCGAGGCCCTCCTTCGCCTCCAGCTCCAGTTATGCACTCACCAACACGAAAAGTCACAGTCAAAGAgcaaaaagaatggaaaattccTCCGTGTATCAGTAACTGGAAAAACGCAAAG GGATACACCATTCCTCTAGACAAACGACTGGCTGCAGATGGACGTGGCTTGCAACAAGTTCATATTAACGAAAACTTTGCGAAGCTTGCCGAAGCTCTTTACATTGCTGATAGGAAGGCCCGCGAAGCAGTGGAAATGCGCGCTCAGTTAGAAAAGAAATTggcgcaaaaagaaaaagaaaaaaaagaggatcaTTTACGACAGCTTGCCCAAAAAGCCAGAGAGGAACGTGCAGGGCTTAAATCTGCAGCAGCCCTTG ATAAAGCTGGAGAATCACGAGAGCGCGATCAATTGCGTCAGGAACGTCACAAAGATCGAGCGCGAGATCGTAACTTGGCTCGTGCTGCCCCTGATAAACGTTCCAGACTTCAACGCGAACGAGAACGAGATATAAGCGAACAAATTGCACTTGGATTGCCTGCAAAATATGTTCCGAGTTCTGGTGAAGCTCAGTTTGATCAGAGATTATTTAACACAACCAAGGGAATGGACAGCGGTTACGGTCACGAAGACGAGTACAACGTTTATGATAAGCCCTGGAGGGACTCGAGCTCAATCGGTTCACATATTTATAGACCTAGCAAAAATATCGACAAGGATAATTATGGCGATGACTTGGAAAAACTCGTCAAAACAAATCG gTTTGTTCCTGACAAAGAATTTAGTGGAACTGATAGATCAGCTACAAGATCTGGTCCAGTGCAATttgaaaaagacgaagaagatcCTTTCGGTTTAGATCAGTTCTTGACTCAAGCCA